The Hydractinia symbiolongicarpus strain clone_291-10 chromosome 2, HSymV2.1, whole genome shotgun sequence genomic sequence AACTCTGGCCATTTATTAGGTGAACAATCGAACCTAAACAGATCAATAACTGGTAGATTCCTTGATTCATACTCCCAGCGAAGTACCCTAGCGGTAGTTATCGCATTTGCATCTTCTATAAGGTTTCTTGTCCTTCAATAAGATCGTCAATAAATTTATCAATCGGTTGATAACGagatttatcgatattttccgGATTATTGAAGACATTGTTTTCGACATCTTTTAGTTCTGAACGGTTCGTTTGAGATTTATTCTGATTTAAACATGGAAGTAATTTAGTctgatttttatacgaattttgaTTGACTGACGAAGATGCATCAGACGGTACATCATCAATGTTGAAGAAGTGACGGCTTTTTGTTGAATGGTTTGATGAAGACGAAGAATGTGGTTTAGAATGATGTTTGTTGATGTCACTAGGTATAACGAAAGTAGTGTCGTTTTTAGGATGTTGTAGAGATGATACGTCTATCTGATATGAAATATTTCTCTCTTCTCTGTCAATTCTGCTACCCAATATTCGAAGGTTTTCGGTGGTTGGTACATAATAAGACGAGCTTTTCCTCTCTCTAAATATTAATGGCTGTGTAATTTGCGATCTAACGGACATATCTTCTGAAGCAACATGTTCTTCTATTATACTCTCTCTTAATCTGGCGATTTCAGCTTTATCTTTCACTACGTTCAACCTTTCTACTATTTCGTCTCTCTCTAgcattttcttttgttccaATATTTTAAGCTCTATCTCTCTCTTCCGTTCTAATAAATTTAATTCCCTTTTTAGCTTTTCCTCCGCAAGTTTTGCCTGTAACTGAGCCTCAGCAGATTCAGTCTTCCTCTGTAGGAGAAAGTTTAAAGATGATGTCGATTGGGACTTACTATGATGGCTTTTTTGACTGCTGCGAGAAGAGTGATGATATAAACTGGAATGCCTGGAAGATCTAGAGTGATTTGAAGGTGATCGATGCGACGACGAGCGGTGACGTGAGTCCTGACTTATGGCATTATCAGTTTCTAAATTATCATCAGCGTtagaatgtttaaaatattcctcacaaagagattttatttggtcgatttttattttttgctctcTTAAAGGTTGGTTAGCAGCCTCACTCTCTTCCGTGAAGACCAGATTATTATgctcaaaagttattttttcaactaTTCCGAGTGTCTCATTAAGTTTATTTGACATGTTAACTATCTCTAAATCTTTATTTTGCTCTGTTAGAAGGAGTGATAAACGATTAATTATTTTAGTTATAATGCCCATATGACCACTTCGACTAGTCCTTAGGgaatttactttttcatttaaaactccGGTTGAGTTAACGGTCGCTCTAACTCGTTTATTCATTATGTATAGTGATTACGTTTAATCAACTGCTAATGTTCCTATCTATCTGCTACTAATGATGTTTCTAACACTAACGATCCATACAGATAAAGTGGTTAAAACAGATTAAATGATAAGATATGAAACACCCAGCCGGGAGTGTGATAAATTTGTCAAGTGAAAGTTTAcggtaaaataataaataagaatAGGTAAATTATCGTGATGCGATGTAGATCGGTTCGACTACTATGAAATGTTTTGTGCGCGGACGATACACAAGAAAGCAGACGCAACTATGCGAACACACGGGGGTGGTAGAATAAAATACGGTACATCGGTCGGTCTAGTACAGTATGATGATGACGTTTCATAGCTTTGCGTCGTTTACTGCGCTTGCTTCCTTTTTGCTGCTTGAAGAAACTCTTTACGTTAAGATTTCAATCAAGAATTACGATATTTTCGATTCTCACTTTTACCACACGCTTGTCCTAATCGTACGGAGATTAGAAACAATGTTAAAAGTGcgcaaaaaaactataaaaacccaTTTAAAATTAATGTGACGTGACGGGTCTCCATCACCGAGACAGATCTTCATCGTTTATGTTCAAAACACTCCCCACCAGTGAGCACTCGTCTATGAACGACTGTCCATCTAGTGACGCCTTATTTGATATAATTGATTAGCTTGCTTACGTCGGACTCGTTAAAGATGTACGTCGTTTATGTACGTCGTTTATGTACGTCATTCCGTTTTCTTCATCATCGCTTTGCAATATCATTTGCCCAAGATTTATCATCGAATTTTACAACGTCGTTGTTGTTTCTTCACGAATTATGTACACCTATAAAGAACACAATTTACCGTCGTATGCAAAGCATAGTTCAGGTGACATTTTCATTTAGCACTGCGTTCCAGTAACGCAAGTGATCGGATGGGACGAATGTAATTTCCGTCAGCAGTTTTCACTTCTACAGCCCTGTTGATGCCATCGCAGCCAAGAAAGATTTTCGCAAGTCCCAGCGGCCAATGATTTTTTAAGACGTTCTGGTCTCTAACTATCACGAGATCTTCTTCCTTAATTTGGTCGTCGTTTGTATTCCATTTAGCACGTGTTGTCAAAGAAGGCAGGTATTCCTTTCTCCATCTattccaaaacatttttgaagcagCCTGTACGGCTCTCCATCTTTTGGGATCGTCGAGGTCTGTAAATACAGAATCTACAGGTGTATTTTGCGACGCTCTTCCAATGAGAAAATGATTTGGCGTTAGTGCTTGGTAGTCATCTGCGTCACTGCTGCTAGAAATCAACGGTCGGCTATTGATTGTTGCTTCTACTTCAGTGAAGAATGTACGTAACTCTTCTTCGGTGAAAACGCGATCACGAACTATCGCTTTCAACGCTCGTTTAGTGATTTTTACCATAGATTCCATCGCTCCATTCATCCATGGTGAAAATGGTGGGTTGAACTTCCATTCGATACTATTCTCTGTTAACTTTTTTCGAAGTTTTGTCTCATTCAGATTCGTTACCAGCTCTCTTAGTTCACGATTTGCGCCGACGAAGTTGGTTCCGTTGTCGCTGGTGATTGTTTTGGGGTTTCCTCTTCTTGAGATAAAACGTCGAAGTGCAAGGATGAAACTATCTGTCGATAAATCTCCAGCTAGCTCAATATGAACGGCACGTGACGTCATGCAGGTAAACAATGCTCCATACCTTTTCACGGTTCCAGATGAAGGTCTTGTCCTCTTACTTCTCTTGACAATCATCGGACCAAAGTAATCTACTCCTGATCGATTAAATGATGGTTCACCTACAGCAAAACGATCGATTGGTAGATCTCCCATAAGTGGTGACATTGGCTTGACTTTCTTTGATTTGCAGTATGTCCATGCATTTATCAAATTCTTCACATAAGATTTTCCAGTAGGAATCCAAATATTTTGTCTTGATAGTGCTAGTGTGGCGTTTTGTCCAACATGGAAGTTTGTATGATGAATGTGTTGAATTATGAGTCGTGCAATGTAGTGTTTCGGCGAGATTATCATTTGGTGCTTCGACTCAAATGGTATATCGATTAAACCAATTCTTCCTCCAACACGAATCAAATTGATCTGCATCATTGGTCTCAAAGCTACAAGTAGTGATATTTTGGTAGTTCCTTATGTGATTGTAGGTTTTCGAATTCTGATGGGTAGGATTCTTGTTGTGAGATGCTATACATCTGTAACTTTGTTGCTTCAATTTCATCAACGGTCAGGTAATCAAATTTTTCACGTTCAGATCCTCCCCTTTTTAATAACCAATTTCGTTTTAATTTGATAATCCACGCAATCGGATATCGGATACAAATAAACTTCGAGATAGATTTATGATAAGTGCACATAATTTCTTTCTATTCATTTCAGATTAAAGAATTTTTGCTTATGTGATTTcagttgaaaatttaaaaaattcaatttccTCTATTTCCATATTCCCAAATTTGTTGTAGCTAGTTATGGGAATTACCCTTACTCCATATAAGCACCTATATTCAGTGCAATTTATAAAAAGATACTGAAAACAGGTCGCGAAACAATGAGTGTAAAAAATTCGCAAAACGATAAAAAATATGCGTGAAACGGAAACATGTTATGTCAATAATACACGTTCTGTCACACAAGCCGATTTGATGTTAAGAATGCATGTAATAATTTTTGCCGATATAACAAATGCAGCATTTATGTAATGATTCCCGATTGTTCACAAGTTAACGACTAACTTATAGCCGTATTCTGCGTATTCTTAATGGCTGCATGCGTAGAATTTTCACAGGTTAGCGGCGGATAAATGTGTTGCCAGTATGGTAAGGAAATGTCGTAtgagaaaaaattgtaaaagttgTTAAATTTATTACCCTTACTGAGGAAACTTCCGTTAATATGGGTAATACAATTTCCGTTTATTCTATATAAACAGTCCCTCACGGTCATTCAAGTTCGCCTAGAAGCGGGAAATTCAGTCTGCGCATGCgctaattttgaaatttcaaaacaaccGCAAATAAGGCgtaaaaatgacgtcatcatatTTGCATCCCTGCACAAACAACCCATTTCAGGAGAAACGGAATTACATATAAATAAACCAAACGTTTTGCCATGGTATATGTGGCCAGGGAAGTTAGAAACATAATCTTTATCGCGCTTGCAATTGTTGTGGTTACAAAAAGGCCCTGGGAAGTAGTAACTTCTAGTGaaaaaaatttcacaaattCTCAGCAAAAAATCACCCAAACAAAAGTTTTCCGGCCAACaaactatatatttttagaaaaaccgcacattcttcttttatttagtgaaaCTTTTGAAGTGCTTACATATTTTGCAAAGAGATATTTCAACATATACTAGAGCTATGATTTTACCAACCTAGCTGCCGTTTacaaacaaatatggctgctgATCACGTTTTGAACCTAGCCAAACTTTGCAGAATTTGTGGGTTTCTTCTGTCAAAGGATAAAAGAAACAATTTTAATGTTCTTAacgaaaaagttaaagaaaaaattcagaAGCACTTATTTATAGACGTGTGTAACGACAAAGCAGAGCTACACCCTGTACAAATCTGTAATAAATGTTATGCTAGACTTGTTCAAAATTACAAACGCAAAAGTACAAGCAAGCATGAGTTCTTTGCTTGGAAAAAACATACTGATTTAAACTGCACTGTGTGCGAACATGTCTGTGTTAAAAACATCATAATTTTTCGTTGAAATCACCTTTTTTAGCGTAATTCGGGGCAAAACGAGTCACTTAAGGGAACAAACGTAAAAAAAACTAAGAAGTCAAtggttttttggaaaaaaattaatgcaGGCTTAAACAATGATACAAAACcttaaaacaaaccaaaaaaaatttacactgCCATTTTATTTGATATACTGCAATAGTGTGCTGACTCATCTTACCCCAACAGTTGGGGCAAGATGGGTCACTATAGAAATCCAGGAACAAAGGAGAAAATATCGAGTTTTTAAACTTCTATTAGATGTCtaacaaaagtaaaatttagtACCATTACTTAGTAGCAATAAGTAAGCatgttaaatgaaaataaagtacAAAAATATAGCAATAAAAATCCTAACCGTATATAAATcgtgtaaaaaataattaaaataaaaaacaaacaaataaaagtaGTCACAGAAGTCACAAATAGGTTTATCTAAAGAACAACATAGTTGATGAAGCCATACTGAACACTTTATACACTGTATCCAGTTTTCTCCTGGCAATGACTCGTGCCACCAATCACCGCAAATTAAACATTCGCAATCTTCTACAACTGGTGGTGTCGTTTTTGTTTtagtctttttttttcttttttaatgtttcttttttcgcCTTTGGTTGTTTCTTCGAATTTGATGGTTTCTTTGTCTCAGTCTCAGATTTCTCCAAGGATAACTTATATGGTGATCctgtaataataaaaataataaaaagaaaaagcgaAGCGAAGTGAAGAATCAGAAATTATTACAGGATCACCACATAAGTTATCTTTGGAGAATGTAGAAGATTGCGAATGTTTAGTTTGCGGTGATTGGTGGCACGAGTCATTGCCAGGAGAAAACTGGATACAGTGTATAAAGTGTTCAGTATGGCTTCATCAACTATGTTGTTCTTCAGATAAACCTATTTGTGACTTCTGTgactacttttatttttttgttttttattttaattattttatacacGATTTATATATAATTAGGATTTTTGTTGCTATATTTTTgtactttattttcatttaacatGCTAACTTGTTGCTACTAAGTAGTGGTACTAAATTTTGCTTTTGTTAGACATCTAATAGAAGTTTAAAAACTCGATATTTTCTCCTTTGTTCCTGGATTTCTATAGTGACCCATCTTGCCCCAACTGTTGGGGTAAGATGAGTCAGCACACTATTGCAGTATATCAAATAAAATGGcagtgtaaattttttttggtttgttttaagGTTTTGTATCATTGTTTAAGCctgtattcatttttttttcaaaaaaccatTGACTTCTTAGTTTTTTTTACGTTTGTTCCCTTAAGTGACTCGTTTTGCCCCGAATTACGCTAAAAAAGGTCATTTCAACGGAAAATTATGATGTTTTTGAGAAatctcattttttaattttaaataaatttagaaGAAAGTTCAAACAAGCCCGTGCGAAGGGCTTTTCTACATTACGGATATATCCCTTCAGAATATCATGTGGGCAGAAGAGCACTGGGGACGCGGTTGGGTTTGACATTTTTGGAAGCATTATTTAACTTTGACAATTATTCATTCAAAATCTAACCAATTGAGTTCTTTAATTGGTTAGATTTTAAATGAATAATTTTCAAAGTTAAGCATCCCTAAGGTCGTTACTAGGGAAAACGTTAGGGAAAAATAGCTTAAAATAGcaaattttcaataattttcaataATTAATAAAGGATGAAAAAAGAATTCAATTGAGTCTCATTTTTAGAAGCAGCGACTAtataatttgtgaaaaatatttttttacgataTCATTTTTGAACGTTGAACAAGATCAAGAACAAGAGCAAAAATAAGAAACTTctgaaaaacaagaaatttcttAAATATTAACTTAACCTCTCTTTTAGGTTATCATGACAGAGATATTGCATCAACGAGAAACCAGAATGGCGACCACGTGCACATCACCGCCTTTAGTGGTAGTGCAAGTGCCAGTGCAAGAAGTGGGAGAATCTGAGCGAAAAAAGGTTAAAGAAGAGGACGAAAATTCTAAgtaagaacaaatttttttcttgatcaTGACAATGTAGATTATAGATGTTAGAGGAAATTTTACGTATGCCAACAGCGTTGTTTAGCTGCAGTTTGATGAAGACACCGCCTGTTTTATTTTAACGTGTTATTGATCTTgtaaacgaggtggtgacgtcagttgTTTTTCAACGcgcaggtaactagggactagtTGGGACCAAAGTGGGATTAATTTGCTAAAGATGAGTTAGTCCACCCGTTTTAGAACAGACGGGTTGTTTTGGcttcatcaaaaaaatttaaagttaattttCCCTTTAACCGTTTGTTGAAAGTACATCATGCTATACATTCTCTTGattagtgtttcaagctctatacAATATATTTTTGCGATCTAACAACGGgactttgctgatgtcatcaaaacttACATAAAAAATCTTTGCCACTGTTCTTCTGGCTTTATCGATGAGtttaacatatattttttgAGTTCTAATGTTTTTGTCTGAAAAAATACATGTTATATTGTATTATGCGATGAatagttattaaaaaatacgaaataaatCGTAAACTTTTTTCCAAAGAATTTGTTGTATATTTCAAtcaaagggggggggggggataattaaaacttttgagATAAAACAGACAACATTCAAGTTGGGAAAGagacaaagaaaacaaaaaaattaatttaatttaccGTAACTCGTAAATTAACTTATCGTTGCTTCTTttgaaaattcagtttttaaaaaacggaACATTTTTATATAGAGATATTTATTAGCCGTCGTAAATAAATGATTGCAGACAATAAAATTACATTTGCATGTCACACAAGGATGAGTTTtagctttgttttcaaattttcgttttgataacattaaaaaattattcgaatattttttactaaaaacattTCCCCTCCCCAGATTTTTGGCGAGcatattttaaatgtaaaatataagATGATGTATTATGTTTCCAATCTTAGCCAATCACGTTGGACATATTTTGAGTCCTAATGATGAAATTTATTCATTAGATTATGTTTTAGGTACATTACATCAGAAGATAATACAGATGAGTTTTCAATACTGAAAACAGTGTTTGGTTTGAAAAAAGATGTAATACAAGACGTTAAGCTTTGCCAATCCAATATTCCAGACCACCAAACCAATATATACTATGTTAAAAGAATTCTTGAAGACAACCTAGATGATGAAGAAGATGTACCTGAGAAAGATAAACTGGAAGAAGTACTTGAGCGCTCTGGATTTTCAAAAGAGAAAGCTTCGGAACTATCACAATGGCTTCGCGGAATCGACCTGTTTGAAAATCAGAGATTATTCTATTGGGTGGAACGGTATCTAGATTTCTTGAATGATACGTTGCCTACTGATCCATATCCACATCAACCACAAAAGATAGAAGAAAAATTTGAGAAACCAGACAAATATAATACCACAGAACAGCCACGCGAAAATGACGAAGAATATCTTAACATAGTATTCGTAAATGTTCGAAATAAACACAGTAAATTTTTTGCGACGAATTTAAGATTTTCGTACATCGCCACTCCATGTGAAGATGGATATTGGTATCACGGTACAAGTCACAAGGCAGCTCAATCTATCTTTGATATAGGGATAGACTTGAGCAAAGGAAAAGAAAAGCAGGATTTCTCTGATGGGTATGGTTTCTACTTGACACCAAATTTCAAAGATGCGAAACATTATGCTTTGGAAAATGGTCACCCTGGTGGATCAATTTTGGTGTTCGAGTTTAATTTTGGCAAGTCCAGTCTGCTACGAAATGCAAATGATAAACCACCTAAAGGTTTACACCTTACAGATGACGAAGAAGGATGGAGATGTGTTGTGAAGCATAACCGCACTGGAAAAGCCACCTCTTGTCCAAAACACTATAAAAAGGCTGAGTATGTGTATGGTCCGATGTCCaattacacaagaaatccaagtCATCCAACTAAACATAATCACTTCACAACCCCTCAAATGTGCATCAAGAAGGACGAGTTGGCAATTGCAGTCCGCTATGCGTTaaaggaaatatatttttttccatccaaagttaagaa encodes the following:
- the LOC130630114 gene encoding uncharacterized protein LOC130630114, whose translation is MMQINLIRVGGRIGLIDIPFESKHQMIISPKHYIARLIIQHIHHTNFHVGQNATLALSRQNIWIPTGKSYVKNLINAWTYCKSKKVKPMSPLMGDLPIDRFAVGEPSFNRSGVDYFGPMIVKRSKRTRPSSGTVKRYGALFTCMTSRAVHIELAGDLSTDSFILALRRFISRRGNPKTITSDNGTNFVGANRELRELVTNLNETKLRKKLTENSIEWKFNPPFSPWMNGAMESMVKITKRALKAIVRDRVFTEEELRTFFTEVEATINSRPLISSSSDADDYQALTPNHFLIGRASQNTPVDSVFTDLDDPKRWRAVQAASKMFWNRWRKEYLPSLTTRAKWNTNDDQIKEEDLVIVRDQNVLKNHWPLGLAKIFLGCDGINRAVEVKTADGNYIRPIRSLALLERSAK
- the LOC130627690 gene encoding uncharacterized protein LOC130627690, which translates into the protein IRLCFRYITSEDNTDEFSILKTVFGLKKDVIQDVKLCQSNIPDHQTNIYYVKRILEDNLDDEEDVPEKDKLEEVLERSGFSKEKASELSQWLRGIDLFENQRLFYWVERYLDFLNDTLPTDPYPHQPQKIEEKFEKPDKYNTTEQPRENDEEYLNIVFVNVRNKHSKFFATNLRFSYIATPCEDGYWYHGTSHKAAQSIFDIGIDLSKGKEKQDFSDGYGFYLTPNFKDAKHYALENGHPGGSILVFEFNFGKSSLLRNANDKPPKGLHLTDDEEGWRCVVKHNRTGKATSCPKHYKKAEYVYGPMSNYTRNPSHPTKHNHFTTPQMCIKKDELAIAVRYALKEIYFFPSKVKKK